The genomic window ACCAAGGATGATGGCAAGTGAAATTATGGGACATTTTTAATTGTTGTCTTCAAATGGTTTGTAGCCTGGCCTACGTTCTGAAAATGGGAAACCATCTCAAACTGCATTCTTGTTCACATGCAGGTAAAACGAACCACGACCAGATTCCCGCGTCAAGCAAAGCACTCTCAACTAAAAGTGCAAAGAAAACTATTGTCAAAGGTAGGCGGATACAATAACAACAGAGTTGCTCTTGAATATTTCAGAGAATGTGAAGGTCACGTTACCAGCTTATATATTTGTGACAAAACTACCTACAGAGAAGAAAGTTATGGATGACTCACTCCAGAAGAAACGAAAACGTTTGGACAGCTCAGTTTCACAGAGCTCCAAAGACTCGTGCAAGAAAAAAACTCAGGATGGTGGCCCAGAGGTCGAAAGAAATGGGAAAGGAGAACTTGTGTTCACAGGTATAGTTGGTGGGGGTGAACAAAAAACATAAGGTCTTAGAAGTGTAGCCTACGGCTATATTTATAGCCTATGTACTGTCATATTGCTTGATGTACTgccatatttatttaatacCTACTCTGTATACTCATATTACCtgtaaatcctttgttttaGGGTTCCCAATGTTTCGGCCTAATATGACTCCAAAGGAAGTGCTCCAAGCTGGAAGCTTTGGTGGAACGTATTTCAGATCAATACACTCCAGGGTCACAAGTGAGTCCTACAACTTTATTGTAAACTTAGATGAGTGACATTTAATTGAATTACAAACTAATGTCTGGTTTTCCTATGTTTTTAAGAGAAAAACTATAAAGATGTTTGGAAAGAGCTCCCTGAAGACTGGCTGAAAAATTTAGACATTCCCAAACAGGTGATTTCTCCAAACAATTTGTTTACTAATAAATATAATGACATGTTCTCTGTGAATTCAACTTCCTGCAGATACATATTGAATAACTGTTTACTGGTGTCCATGCCAATATAATTATACATTGCTTTGGAATTAAGGAGGTACTCAAATGTATTTATGttctaaaatgttttatgtttaGGTGTAATTGTTTGTCTTGTATAGGTGGCCTCCTCTGTATACAGGGAAGATGTAAACACGTACAAAGTGAAGTGTGGAGGGAGTCTGGAGATGTGGGAGAGCAGTGGTTGGATTGTTACCCAGGATCCCTATGGATGGTTTCAGTGGTACTGCAGGTGTGAAAGCAACAGCTCAGGAATAACATTAAATacttattttatttcaaacaatgtatataaaaaaaaatatcaagGGTAAGGGTTCCCAAAGGCAGGATGCCAAATAATTGTTTAAGAAACGTGCAGCCATGATATCCATAATGTGGTGACTGAAACACTATTAAAATCCAGTTTTGATGTTGATTTGTGACAGGTTCTACCAGGGCAGACGTACCCAGGACGATGAGCGGCAGGTGGGGCGATGGGCCAAATGTACGGGACTGAGAGGCAGATGGAAGAATAATCTCATCACTAAAATAGTCCGGTCGGGCAGTGGCTTTGACAATTTAGCAGTCTCTCCAGTGGTCAGACAGACATTACAACACTGGGGGTACCGGCTGACGAGGGAGGACTATGTGGAGGGGGCAAAGCGAGTAAAATCCTCATAACTTCAGAACTCTTAACCCCTGTGTACCAACTAGCAATAAGTTTTGAGATATGTTTGCATCGTTCATGGGGTGGTGGTCTGTTTTTACTTTACAAAAcaataaacacattttaagCATTTGACTACAAACTGTTTATTTTTGCATGTACACTATGACCACCACGAACTATCACGTATGTGGTCTGGTGGAGGCTAAATCCAAGACATTAGACCTAGATTGgttatgttctagttttctcAAGATTGGCTTCATCAAAAAATACGACTCGGTCACCCTCTAGTgtggtgaagaaaaaaaaagtaaagtTTAAAACGCATTCGTATTTCTCCTGCTATTGGCTAGGGTTCGAAATCGCTCATTGTACTTCGTTTTTTGTGCCCGGTCTTCGCGGGGGCGAACAAAACTAAATCGAGAACGCACGTGAAGCAGTTTCGCATCGACACATCAACATGCACATACTTTAGTTTGGTTATGGGTTAACTAATTTATCTTAGGCTACTACATAAGTTTAGAAGAAAAGACATATTGATCAGTGCATTTAAATGTTTCTGCTTTTCATGCGTAGGCTACATATTCATCAAATAAAGATATGACGTGTTGTACATTTCCAGCTGGACATTGCTTGGACACTTTTCTATGATCTCGATGTAACTGCTTTCGATGTAAATCATATTCTGGTCAGAGGTAATGTTGTCTACATATTATTAGGGAGCTATATTACCCCTCGCCGACCACCGCCGGTGACACATCGAGTACCTTTGAAAAAACGAACACACCACTtggtggactgggggtgtgTGGTACGGACTGAAATTACTTGCTACTGCTAGTCCTTTGTAAGGACCTGCGACGGTTTTGGAACCTCAGTGATCTTGCTAGCTTGTTGAACAAATTTGATTTTGCAAAGGTACGTTTGTATTTGAAAACATTGCAAGCTAGCTAGTCAATCAGAAACATCGAAGGCGCGTTATTGAATGTATTACGTAAGATGTGGTGATGCACAAGTAGCTAGCCTTGCCAGCTTTAGCAGTAGCCACACTAGCTAAGACGGAAAATTGAGAACAAAGTAGGTTtcttagctagctaggctaaattAGCTTCTCGTCAGATATCGAGTAACGTTACTTGGTTCCCAACCCTAAATAGTTAACGTGAGTTGTCTTTAATTTCGTTGTGGGTGTTGTATGAGAAGACTGACGATGGTCATCTAGAAAAATTAGCTTGCTAGCACTATCTACAGTTTTAGGCCATAGATCATTGCATGTGTACCGACGAAGCTAGGTGCTGTAGCTAGCTCACCTAATCAGAAACGTTTTTCTGCAAAACGTTCTGAAATATTTTAAGAATATATATTATACGTATGTATTTTCATAAGATGCATCTAATGTAATTTCAGTACGATAAGGAGCTACAAAAGCATAAGGCCCTGTTGGTTGGAAGTGCTATGAATGCATTTGCTTGTTTATGCCAATGACGATTTTTCGCTTCAATCCTGCTAGATGCAAGGGAACAGGGGTCCGCGCGGTGATCAGTCCGGCCCTATAGACCAGAAAAAACCCGGACCTTCAAATAGTAATGGACAGCATGCAGAACTATCCAACGAGGAGCGAAGTCATAGTAAGTTTGTACGGATATTAAGACACTACTAGTACCACAGCTTTAAGCCTTGGAACAACGTATGTgatttcattttgcttcttcCTAGATGCCGGCTTGACTATAGATCTACAGAACTTCAGGAAACCTGGGGAGAAGGCTTATACTCAGCGCAGTCGTTTGTTCGTTGGGAATTTACCGACTGGGGTTACGGAACAAGAGGTGGAGAAGTTGTTTTCCAAGTACGGAAAGGCCTCTGAAATCTTCATCAATAAAGACAGGGGCTTCGGGTTTATTAGACTGGTGAGTAATCATATGTAAGATGATCGATATCAATTTAGTTTTATGACCTAACATC from Osmerus eperlanus chromosome 19, fOsmEpe2.1, whole genome shotgun sequence includes these protein-coding regions:
- the zgc:113208 gene encoding uncharacterized protein zgc:113208 produces the protein MEKGKNKKITARAKRKAPSSVDESVAGKKLKTKDDGKTNHDQIPASSKALSTKSAKKTIVKEKKVMDDSLQKKRKRLDSSVSQSSKDSCKKKTQDGGPEVERNGKGELVFTGFPMFRPNMTPKEVLQAGSFGGTYFRSIHSRVTKKNYKDVWKELPEDWLKNLDIPKQVASSVYREDVNTYKVKCGGSLEMWESSGWIVTQDPYGWFQWYCRFYQGRRTQDDERQVGRWAKCTGLRGRWKNNLITKIVRSGSGFDNLAVSPVVRQTLQHWGYRLTREDYVEGAKRVKSS